A portion of the Desulfovibrio sp. Fe33 genome contains these proteins:
- a CDS encoding OmpA/MotB family protein yields MSRDEEDDLLLDFSDDEEENTEWLTTFADLSMLLLVFFVLLYSMSTLDNEKFSKTFSSVTQALQGKMNKVSTSRISREEAGVLIDQALMRRQIIESQRKVFAEVKTLQTKKGVEGLVSANFEDGVITLRVPGDVMFESGQVELTPRGVELVNDLKDFFIKHKDQNIKIIGYTDNVRPSGRSRFKDNWEISAMRAVNVLRELLDMGLESTRLTATGLAYLNPLFPNTSPEYRAKNRRVEFVLEKRVSGK; encoded by the coding sequence ATGAGCCGCGACGAAGAAGACGATCTGCTCCTCGATTTCAGCGACGATGAAGAGGAGAACACCGAGTGGTTGACGACTTTCGCCGACCTCTCCATGCTGTTGCTGGTCTTTTTCGTGCTGCTCTATTCCATGTCCACTCTGGACAACGAGAAGTTTTCCAAGACATTTTCTTCGGTGACGCAGGCCCTGCAAGGCAAGATGAACAAGGTTTCGACCAGCAGGATAAGCAGGGAGGAAGCCGGTGTGCTCATCGATCAGGCCCTGATGCGGCGTCAGATCATCGAGTCCCAGCGGAAGGTCTTCGCCGAGGTCAAGACGCTTCAGACCAAGAAGGGCGTGGAAGGGCTGGTCAGCGCGAATTTCGAGGACGGAGTCATTACCCTCCGCGTGCCGGGCGACGTCATGTTCGAGTCCGGCCAGGTGGAGCTCACGCCCCGGGGCGTGGAATTGGTCAACGACCTCAAGGATTTTTTCATCAAGCACAAGGACCAGAACATCAAGATCATCGGCTATACGGACAACGTCCGCCCCAGCGGCCGGTCCCGGTTCAAGGACAATTGGGAGATATCGGCCATGCGCGCGGTCAACGTCCTGCGCGAGCTGCTTGACATGGGGCTGGAGTCCACCCGGTTGACGGCCACGGGGCTGGCCTATCTGAACCCGCTTTTCCCGAACACTTCGCCGGAATATCGGGCCAAGAACCGTCGGGTCGAATTCGTGCTTGAAAAGCGCGTGTCCGGTAAGTAG
- a CDS encoding acetyl-CoA carboxylase carboxyl transferase subunit alpha/beta — MDRERRIQGLRDRLHYIQDIFANRDDESIRLLAAKFGELMERHETIPGGAKREELVRIEDLFDFSERKLDTTLTPMDRVRIVRHPQRICLKDILENVYDNYTEIGGRGEYNIDPSMLIARAVFSRRVGDKVINQMVMVIGQEKGHGEAFRNGGSVKPWGNAKALHYMKVAETENIPVHAFVFTPGAYPVEDWPGAAQQIARNLYELAGLRVPVISVFSEGGSGGAEAIGLADRRIMLSHGYYSVISPEGAAAIEAGLRSGDRTTPELIEKCARQLCITAEDNLRNGYVDRVLQEPPLGARPYHYDFFHELRRELIQTTNEVVSSVKSMKLYRAMAVRTSKTDDAESIYMRWTLSSSALDRLVDLRQRKFRAMSRHARLDGTGVVSRAVAATKGTVWAAHSFLRYDLLGRQKKRLNAMFEDLGAEAHLVRHKVFMPLKKTLDRVLPGNNGEQPKVGVAVVDRLTRLSCPEDGACLVGSEWAWTSPRSQEDRTISCPNVRTHHCPDLWVPDLFGDFAGVCPSCGHHFPMEYRWYLENVFGYSEAKEFNRQLESVNPLGYEKFDTKLDKAKERTGLKSACITFETSIEEVDTVVAVLCAPFRGGSVGAAEGEKFIRAAERATRKRQPFIAYVHGTAGIRIQEGVNGVIQMPRCTIAVRRYIDAGGLYLVLYDTNSYAGPVASFLGCSPYQFAVQSSNIGFAGPGVISETTGTAVPPNYHQAYHALSRGHIHGIWDRREVKKNLHQSLLTMGGRNLYYR, encoded by the coding sequence ATGGACAGGGAACGGAGAATCCAGGGCCTGAGGGATCGGCTGCATTACATACAGGACATCTTCGCCAACCGCGACGATGAGTCCATACGGCTGTTGGCCGCCAAGTTCGGCGAACTCATGGAACGCCACGAGACCATTCCGGGCGGGGCCAAGCGCGAGGAGCTCGTGCGCATCGAGGATCTGTTCGATTTTTCCGAGCGCAAACTCGACACCACCCTGACCCCCATGGATCGGGTGCGCATCGTCCGTCATCCCCAGCGAATCTGCCTCAAGGACATTCTGGAGAACGTCTACGACAACTACACGGAGATCGGCGGCCGGGGCGAGTACAACATCGACCCGAGTATGCTCATCGCCCGCGCCGTGTTTTCGCGCAGGGTGGGGGACAAGGTCATCAATCAGATGGTCATGGTCATCGGCCAGGAAAAGGGGCACGGCGAGGCCTTTCGCAACGGCGGTTCGGTCAAGCCTTGGGGCAACGCGAAGGCCTTGCATTACATGAAGGTGGCCGAGACCGAGAACATCCCGGTGCACGCCTTCGTGTTCACGCCGGGTGCGTACCCCGTGGAGGACTGGCCCGGAGCGGCCCAGCAGATCGCCCGCAACCTCTACGAATTGGCCGGGCTGCGCGTGCCTGTCATTTCCGTCTTTTCCGAGGGCGGTTCGGGCGGAGCCGAGGCCATAGGCCTGGCCGATCGCAGGATCATGCTCTCCCATGGCTATTATTCCGTGATCTCGCCCGAGGGCGCGGCGGCCATTGAGGCCGGGCTGCGCAGCGGCGACCGGACCACTCCCGAGCTCATCGAAAAATGCGCCCGGCAGTTGTGCATCACCGCCGAGGACAATCTGCGGAACGGTTATGTGGACCGCGTGCTTCAGGAACCGCCGCTGGGCGCGCGCCCGTATCATTACGACTTTTTCCATGAACTGAGGCGCGAGCTTATCCAGACCACCAACGAGGTGGTCAGCTCGGTCAAGTCCATGAAGCTCTATCGCGCCATGGCTGTGCGCACCTCCAAGACCGACGATGCCGAATCCATCTATATGCGTTGGACACTGTCTTCGTCCGCGCTCGACAGGCTGGTGGACTTGCGCCAGCGGAAGTTCCGGGCCATGAGCCGCCACGCCCGTCTGGACGGCACCGGGGTTGTCAGCCGTGCCGTGGCCGCCACCAAGGGGACGGTTTGGGCCGCCCATTCCTTCCTGCGTTACGACCTGCTCGGGCGTCAGAAAAAACGGCTCAACGCCATGTTCGAGGACCTCGGGGCCGAGGCGCACCTTGTCCGTCACAAGGTGTTCATGCCGCTGAAGAAGACTCTGGATCGCGTCCTCCCCGGCAATAACGGGGAACAGCCCAAGGTGGGGGTGGCCGTGGTGGACAGGCTGACCCGGCTTTCCTGCCCCGAGGACGGCGCATGTCTGGTGGGCAGCGAATGGGCGTGGACCAGCCCGCGCAGCCAGGAGGACCGCACCATCTCCTGTCCCAACGTCCGCACTCATCATTGTCCGGACCTGTGGGTTCCGGACCTCTTCGGCGATTTCGCTGGGGTCTGCCCCTCCTGCGGCCATCATTTTCCCATGGAGTACCGCTGGTATCTCGAGAACGTCTTCGGCTACAGCGAGGCCAAGGAGTTCAACCGGCAATTGGAGTCCGTGAATCCCCTTGGTTACGAGAAATTCGACACCAAGCTGGACAAGGCCAAGGAGCGGACCGGCCTCAAGTCCGCCTGCATCACCTTCGAGACCTCCATTGAGGAGGTGGATACCGTGGTGGCCGTGCTTTGCGCGCCCTTCAGAGGCGGTTCCGTGGGGGCGGCCGAGGGCGAAAAGTTCATCCGCGCGGCGGAACGCGCCACCCGCAAGCGGCAGCCGTTCATCGCCTATGTGCACGGCACGGCGGGCATTCGGATTCAGGAGGGCGTCAACGGCGTCATCCAGATGCCGCGCTGCACCATCGCCGTGCGGAGGTACATCGACGCGGGCGGCCTGTACCTGGTGCTCTACGACACCAACTCCTACGCCGGCCCCGTGGCCAGCTTCCTCGGCTGTTCGCCGTACCAGTTCGCGGTGCAATCCTCGAACATCGGTTTCGCCGGACCGGGCGTCATCAGCGAAACCACGGGCACTGCGGTGCCTCCCAACTACCATCAGGCCTACCACGCACTGTCGCGGGGCCACATCCACGGCATATGGGATCGCCGCGAGGTCAAGAAAAACCTCCATCAGTCGCTCCTGACCATGGGCGGGCGCAACCTTTACTATCGCTGA
- a CDS encoding PilZ domain-containing protein, translating to MDFSIRLPEEEERLRKAFRTNVPGLTARFPGLDQVYDVLDLSATGVAVREEGGRFVEKEMYDVELRIRNRLFIGGALAMCMRLHDGGVVGFNFVDLDRQKQIKLDKLVLEVQKRRIALQKKKREQG from the coding sequence ATGGATTTCAGCATTCGGTTGCCTGAAGAAGAAGAGCGGCTGCGCAAGGCCTTCCGTACCAACGTGCCCGGCCTGACCGCCCGGTTCCCCGGCCTCGATCAGGTCTACGACGTGCTGGACCTCAGCGCCACGGGAGTTGCCGTGCGCGAGGAGGGCGGCCGGTTTGTCGAGAAGGAAATGTATGACGTGGAGTTGAGGATTCGGAACAGGCTGTTCATCGGCGGAGCCCTGGCCATGTGCATGAGGCTGCATGACGGCGGCGTCGTGGGGTTCAATTTCGTTGACCTGGATCGGCAGAAGCAGATCAAGCTCGACAAATTGGTTCTTGAGGTGCAAAAAAGACGTATAGCCCTGCAAAAGAAAAAACGCGAGCAAGGTTGA
- a CDS encoding helix-turn-helix domain-containing protein: protein MPPTDIRSAIAGIIKKCRNDKEISLDKAALLTGVSKAMLGQIERLESAPTITTLLKIAAGLNISLASFFSSKTGSDFRQVGIPCDPDMLVRELFPYDPATRMELFEVTLRNGHRLVSAAHRFGVVEHVVVLRGVVDLIHEGRLHRLEPGDVHKFHADVAHQYKAVTDSAVFHNTICYT, encoded by the coding sequence GTGCCACCGACCGACATCCGATCCGCCATTGCCGGTATAATAAAAAAATGTCGAAATGACAAAGAGATAAGCCTCGATAAGGCCGCCCTGCTCACAGGCGTTTCCAAAGCCATGCTCGGCCAGATCGAGCGACTGGAATCCGCCCCGACCATCACTACCTTATTAAAGATCGCCGCAGGGCTGAACATTTCCTTGGCCTCGTTTTTCTCCAGCAAGACGGGCTCGGATTTTCGTCAGGTGGGCATCCCCTGCGATCCGGACATGCTCGTCCGGGAACTCTTTCCCTATGACCCGGCCACGCGCATGGAGCTGTTCGAAGTCACCCTTCGCAACGGGCACCGCCTGGTTTCCGCCGCCCACCGATTCGGCGTGGTGGAGCATGTTGTGGTCCTCCGCGGCGTGGTCGATCTGATCCACGAAGGTCGGCTCCACAGGCTGGAGCCGGGGGACGTCCACAAATTTCACGCCGATGTGGCCCATCAGTACAAGGCTGTAACGGACAGCGCGGTATTCCATAATACCATCTGCTACACCTAG
- a CDS encoding single-stranded DNA-binding protein: MAGSLNKVILIGRLGRDPELSYTPNGQARCRFSIATDEGYRDRQTGQRVEKTEWHNIVAWRQQAEFCGNYLAKGRLVLIEGKLQTRKWQDQGSGQDRYMTEVVADNIQGLDRAPDGQQAGYQQQGGYQQQGGYQQNRPQQNRPPQQNGYQQNPPRQDEDEDLGPAFPSEASGMDDVPF, from the coding sequence ATGGCTGGCAGCTTGAATAAAGTGATCCTCATCGGCAGGCTCGGGCGTGATCCCGAGTTGTCCTATACGCCCAACGGCCAGGCCCGTTGCAGGTTCTCCATCGCCACAGACGAGGGGTATCGGGACCGGCAGACCGGCCAGCGGGTGGAAAAGACCGAATGGCACAACATCGTGGCCTGGCGTCAGCAGGCCGAGTTCTGCGGCAATTACCTGGCCAAAGGCCGGTTGGTTCTGATTGAAGGCAAACTCCAGACCCGCAAGTGGCAGGATCAGGGCTCCGGCCAGGATCGCTACATGACCGAGGTCGTGGCCGACAATATTCAGGGCCTCGACCGCGCTCCCGACGGCCAGCAGGCCGGGTACCAGCAGCAGGGCGGCTATCAGCAGCAGGGCGGTTACCAGCAGAATCGTCCCCAGCAGAATCGTCCCCCGCAGCAGAACGGCTACCAGCAGAACCCGCCCCGGCAGGACGAAGACGAGGATTTGGGTCCCGCTTTCCCGTCCGAGGCCAGCGGCATGGACGACGTGCCGTTCTAG
- a CDS encoding biotin attachment protein: MLNIKELLDKVKASPYREIVVRAPHTGVVSFASVKPGEKVHGPRGEFMEKPGTLLAQLTREKNEKPILAPEKGVIEAVHTRFEGQFVEAGEPLVTIKHYMTRKEVIELILQEALYLFRAPERAKYYFVPEVDQKLKVSGKRSVKVHDGMEFLIVSRMKRETPLAYSGPEGIIYSVYFGRGENVDEGEPLIGVCPEDQLSVIQDVVARIQSEWEEEV, from the coding sequence GTGCTTAATATTAAAGAGTTACTTGATAAGGTGAAGGCTTCGCCCTACCGCGAGATCGTGGTTCGGGCCCCTCACACCGGCGTGGTCTCCTTCGCGTCCGTAAAGCCCGGTGAAAAAGTCCATGGCCCCAGAGGCGAGTTCATGGAGAAACCCGGCACCCTGCTGGCGCAACTGACCCGCGAGAAGAACGAAAAGCCCATCCTCGCTCCCGAGAAGGGCGTCATCGAGGCCGTGCACACGAGGTTTGAAGGGCAGTTCGTCGAGGCGGGCGAGCCGCTTGTGACAATCAAACATTACATGACCCGCAAAGAGGTTATCGAACTCATCCTGCAGGAGGCCCTGTATCTGTTCCGGGCTCCCGAGCGGGCCAAATATTATTTCGTTCCGGAAGTGGACCAGAAACTCAAGGTTTCGGGCAAGCGTTCCGTCAAGGTCCACGACGGCATGGAATTCCTCATTGTGTCCCGCATGAAGCGGGAAACCCCGCTGGCCTATTCCGGGCCGGAGGGCATCATCTACTCCGTCTATTTCGGCCGGGGCGAAAACGTGGACGAGGGCGAGCCCCTTATCGGCGTCTGTCCCGAAGACCAGCTCTCTGTCATTCAGGATGTGGTGGCCCGCATTCAGAGCGAGTGGGAAGAAGAGGTGTAG
- a CDS encoding ATP-binding protein, whose product MQRKDIDRHKVLIANRGEIAMRVMSACRRLGIDFVCLCTAEDRASGHVRLARELAGDDAVYSISSYLDANEIFSVADASGATAVHPGYGFFAEDFRFARRVLRRDRPMEFIGPSWWVIRDLGDKINTKRIARSLNVPTVPGSDRPVYSEIEADEIASSLFEFQASQGIVDGVIMVKASAGGGGMGIEEVGDLNEFRSVFRRIRNYAKRNFGDEGVLIEQRIFDFNHLEVQVVSERGGRNHVHFGTRNCSVQSTGKQKRIEVAPGFAPGVVPYTFDAAKVLSEITEHSLAMARETRYDNVGTWEWIITPRGEPFLMEVNTRIQVENGVSAVISRVNGQPVDIITEQIRLALGEPLRYSQEDISFEGVGIEYRLVAENTANRFTPCAGTISRLAWSDRDWLQVHTHVPTDREYEIPMEYDPNLALAIVWGNDLAEAKARGLQFLDELALEGKCGSTSDEFYSNIEYLKAKTGGLLEF is encoded by the coding sequence GTGCAACGCAAGGACATCGACCGCCACAAGGTCCTCATAGCCAACCGAGGCGAAATAGCCATGCGGGTCATGAGCGCGTGCCGCCGCCTGGGAATCGATTTCGTTTGCCTGTGCACGGCCGAGGACCGGGCGTCAGGCCATGTGCGGCTTGCCCGGGAGCTGGCCGGCGACGACGCCGTTTACTCCATTTCTTCTTATCTGGACGCCAACGAGATTTTTTCCGTTGCCGACGCGAGCGGCGCCACGGCCGTACATCCCGGCTATGGTTTCTTTGCCGAGGACTTCCGGTTCGCCCGTCGCGTATTGCGGCGGGATCGCCCCATGGAGTTCATCGGGCCTTCCTGGTGGGTCATTCGCGATCTGGGCGACAAAATCAACACCAAGCGCATCGCCCGTTCCCTGAACGTGCCGACCGTGCCCGGCTCCGACCGTCCCGTGTACAGCGAGATAGAGGCCGACGAGATCGCCTCCAGCCTGTTCGAGTTCCAGGCGAGCCAGGGCATCGTGGACGGTGTCATCATGGTCAAGGCCTCGGCTGGCGGCGGCGGTATGGGTATCGAGGAAGTCGGCGACCTCAACGAGTTCCGCTCGGTGTTCCGGCGCATACGCAATTACGCCAAGCGCAATTTCGGCGACGAGGGCGTGCTCATCGAGCAGCGCATTTTCGATTTCAACCACCTGGAGGTGCAGGTGGTTTCCGAGCGGGGCGGCAGGAACCACGTGCATTTCGGCACGCGAAACTGTTCGGTCCAGTCCACCGGCAAACAGAAGCGCATCGAGGTCGCCCCCGGGTTCGCGCCGGGCGTGGTTCCCTATACCTTCGACGCCGCAAAAGTGCTGTCGGAGATCACCGAGCATTCCCTGGCCATGGCCCGCGAGACCCGCTACGACAACGTGGGCACCTGGGAGTGGATCATCACCCCGCGCGGCGAGCCGTTCCTGATGGAGGTCAATACGCGCATTCAGGTCGAGAACGGCGTGTCGGCCGTTATCTCGAGGGTCAACGGACAGCCTGTGGACATCATCACCGAGCAGATCCGCCTGGCCCTGGGCGAACCGTTGCGCTACTCTCAGGAGGACATTTCCTTCGAGGGCGTCGGCATCGAGTATCGGTTGGTGGCCGAGAACACGGCCAATAGGTTCACCCCGTGCGCCGGGACCATTTCGCGTCTGGCGTGGAGCGATCGCGACTGGCTTCAGGTTCATACCCACGTGCCCACGGACCGCGAGTACGAGATTCCCATGGAATACGATCCGAACCTGGCCCTGGCCATTGTTTGGGGCAATGATCTGGCCGAGGCCAAGGCGCGCGGCCTCCAGTTCCTGGACGAGTTGGCTCTGGAAGGGAAGTGCGGCAGCACCTCAGATGAATTTTATAGCAATATCGAATATCTGAAGGCCAAAACCGGCGGGCTTCTGGAGTTCTGA